A window of the Pangasianodon hypophthalmus isolate fPanHyp1 chromosome 12, fPanHyp1.pri, whole genome shotgun sequence genome harbors these coding sequences:
- the LOC113527051 gene encoding inactive all-trans-retinol 13,14-reductase, with amino-acid sequence MWLLVVVVCFLVWAVGTYWYLFGKPSPFSVESVRPPGPLELDQKKRHKILKQGFRKEKVPENLDAIVIGSGIGGMTAAATLAKLGKRVLVLEQHDQAGGCCHTFTEKGFEFDVGLHYIGQLHENSLFKIVMDQITEGQLQFVELDKHIDTIVIGNGEKSRKYTIYSGKTEMEEHLKEQFPDDTKAVEEFFKIMKMSARKTHFLAALKLIPQWVALFLLKSGIANLCSSIFRLVGTNATAVADSLTSNKDLHIIFYYLFYGVPPKESSCVINALLLHHYKRGAYYPKGGASEIPFHITKVIQKFGGRVLVRAPVNRILVDNKGAAYGVTVKQDQEDVEVRAPVIISNCGVFNTFQKLLPSHIQSKPEIQKRLNMMRPGRGCLLVFSGFNATQEELGINSNNTWLFKSNDMDVMMDEFFSMGKDEAPDNVPMMYFTFPSAKDPTSKIHHPGKSCMTILTMVNYEWFEEWKDTPVRKRGDDYLAYKMRFAHNLFDWACSQYPKLRDKLVYQEVSTPLSNTHYLGRYLGAMYSAEHNLERFQAEAIARNRCDTPVKNLFISGQDVFSCGIAGALHGGLLCASTVLRHIVYIDLLMLKKKLKRKKARETAERVKKLL; translated from the exons ATGTGgttgctggtggtggtggtgtgttttttggtttgggCTGTCGGTACTTACTGGTACCTCTTTGGCAAACCGAGCCCTTTCTCAGTGGAGTCAGTTAGACCTCCGGGTCCATTAGAGCTGGACCAGAAGAAGAGACACAAAATTCTGAAGCAAG GCTTCAGGAAAGAAAAGGTTCCCGAGAATCTGGATGCCATCGTGATTGGCAGTGGCATCGGTGGCATGACGGCAGCAGCTACACTGGCCAAACTGGGCAAGAGAGTGCTCGTGCTGGAGCAGCATGACCAGGCTGGAGGCTGCTGCCACACTTTCACTGAGAAAGGATTCGAGTTTGACGTAG GACTACATTACATTGGTCAGCTACATGAGAACAGTCTGTTTAAGATCGTCATGGATCAGATCACAGAAGGACAACTACAGTTTGTGGAACTGGACAAGCACATTGACACTATAGTGATAGGTAACGGAGAGAAAAGCAGGAAGTACACAATCTACAGCGGCAAAACTGAGATGGAGGAGCATCTGAAGGAGCAGTTCCCTGATGATACCAAAGCTGTAGAGGAGTTCTTCAAGATCATGAAG aTGTCAGCCAGGAAGACACACTTTTTGGCTGCACTAAAGCTGATTCCTCAGTGGGTGGCACTGTTCCTGCTTAAGAGTGGCATTGCCAACCTCTGCTCCTCCATCTTTCGCCTTGTAGGCACTAATGCCACTGCAGTTGCCGACAGTCTGACCTCCAACAAGGACCTCCACATAATCTTCTACTATCTTTTCTATG GCGTTCCACCCAAAGAGTCCAGCTGTGTGATTAATGCTTTGCTGTTGCACCACTACAAGCGTGGAGCGTACTACCCAAAAGGTGGCGCCAGTGAAATCCCATTCCACATCACTAAGGTCATCCAGAAATTTGGTGGACGCGTGCTGGTCCGTGCTCCTGTAAATCGCATCCTGGTTGACAATAAGGGAGCTGCATATG GCGTCACTGTGAAACAAGACCAAGAGGATGTGGAAGTGCGGGCTCCTGTTATCATCTCCAACTGTGGAGTCTTCAACACCTTCCAGAAACTTCTTCCATCACATATACAATCCAAACCAG AGATTCAGAAGCGGCTGAATATGATGAGACCTGGACGAGGATGCCTTTTAGTGTTCTCAGGTTTCAATGCCACACAGGAGGAACTGGGCATCAATTCTAACAACACGTGGCTCTTTAAGTCTAACGATATGGATGTCAT GATGGATGAGTTCTTCAGTATGGGGAAGGACGAAGCTCCAGATAACGTTCCCATGATGTACTTTACATTTCCATCTGCCAAAGATCCCACGTCGAAGATCCATCACCCAG GTAAATCTTGCATGACCATTCTGACAATGGTTAATTATGAATGGTTTGAAGAGTGGAAGGACACTCCAGTGAGAAAAAGAGGGGATGACTATTTAGCGTACAAGATGAGATTTGCCCACAATCTCTTTGACTGGGCCTGCAGCCAGTACCCCAAACTGAGAGACAAG CTGGTATATCAGGAGGTCTCCACTCCGttgtctaacacacactatcTTGGTCGTTACCTCGGAGCCATGTACTCAGCTGAGCACAACTTGGAGCGCTTCCAAGCAGAAGCCATCGCCAGAAATCGTTGTGATACCCCTGTCAAAAATCTCTTCATTTCAG